The Psychromonas sp. MME1 genome window below encodes:
- a CDS encoding methyl-accepting chemotaxis protein — MNISFKGKIFTLFGFIVVLAIVTSYLSANHYISHYIYDTSVKNTTSQLALVNDKLSNDIANKILLAKNIDTGSASLEVLQKESGFFRINKIIQGIIFTDHGTENDPSIKEKTLKILTDAGENITVSDIISENDKPIMTVTIPGKNGRGNIFFVDLTDIKTLLENSVTQGSYIELTDAANNILFSNKIDGDLIKVQHEILVGNNSWNLTGYIDKSYIEHQTNALNGSITLALFIAGIVLIALSVILVRIAYLPIVHLREVVIDLASGEADLTKRLQVDSNDDLGLIASGINKFTENLQGLMLDVAKTTENLGDRVTQISDKAALNHDLMDAHAKETEQAVSAITEMSATADSVAESALTASQLTEDSSQQAELCKGLVRNSVTSIEALINDVEDMSTSIFTLNNDITNIGKVLSVIGGIAEQTNLLALNAAIEAARAGEQGRGFAVVADEVRSLASRTQDSTKEINAMLLKLQSGTSSVVSAMENTKQGCQASAKATEKSTHSLNTMTDSIAEISSLNTQIAAAAEQQSVTTNEISRNMTMIQTMIGELEANGTETLNSVTEIEKSKSQLIEVVKHFKLC, encoded by the coding sequence AAACCATTATATTAGCCATTACATTTACGATACCAGTGTTAAAAATACAACGAGTCAACTTGCCTTAGTTAATGACAAATTAAGCAATGATATTGCCAATAAAATATTACTAGCTAAAAATATTGATACTGGCTCAGCTAGCCTTGAAGTATTACAAAAAGAGTCTGGATTCTTTCGTATCAATAAAATTATTCAGGGCATCATTTTTACGGATCACGGCACTGAAAACGATCCAAGCATTAAAGAAAAAACATTGAAAATACTCACTGATGCAGGAGAAAATATTACCGTTAGTGATATTATTAGTGAAAATGATAAACCAATTATGACCGTGACTATTCCCGGAAAAAATGGCCGTGGGAATATCTTTTTTGTCGATCTAACCGATATTAAAACGTTATTAGAAAATTCAGTGACCCAAGGTAGCTATATTGAATTAACAGATGCGGCTAACAATATCCTATTTAGTAATAAAATTGATGGCGACTTGATCAAGGTACAGCATGAAATTCTTGTCGGTAACAATTCATGGAATCTAACAGGTTATATTGACAAGTCATACATAGAACATCAGACCAACGCGCTAAATGGCTCGATTACATTAGCATTATTCATAGCAGGCATTGTCTTGATTGCCTTAAGTGTTATTCTCGTGCGCATTGCCTATTTACCAATTGTACATTTACGTGAAGTAGTCATTGATCTTGCCAGTGGCGAAGCTGATTTAACCAAACGTTTACAAGTAGATAGCAATGATGACCTCGGCCTTATCGCCTCGGGTATTAATAAATTCACTGAAAATTTGCAAGGGCTGATGCTCGATGTAGCAAAAACAACAGAGAATTTAGGTGATCGAGTGACACAAATATCAGATAAAGCAGCCCTCAATCATGACTTAATGGATGCTCATGCTAAGGAAACCGAACAAGCCGTCAGTGCCATTACGGAGATGAGTGCGACGGCTGATTCAGTGGCAGAAAGTGCACTAACCGCATCGCAATTAACTGAAGATTCATCTCAACAAGCTGAACTATGCAAGGGGCTAGTACGAAACTCAGTGACCAGCATCGAAGCATTAATCAACGATGTTGAAGATATGTCTACATCTATTTTTACGCTTAATAACGATATTACCAATATAGGTAAAGTGTTAAGTGTGATTGGTGGTATTGCTGAACAAACTAACTTACTGGCATTAAATGCCGCGATAGAAGCAGCACGAGCCGGAGAGCAAGGCAGAGGTTTTGCTGTTGTCGCCGATGAAGTTCGCTCGCTTGCTAGTCGTACACAGGACTCTACCAAAGAGATTAATGCTATGCTCTTAAAACTCCAATCAGGTACCTCTTCTGTTGTTAGCGCAATGGAAAATACTAAACAAGGTTGCCAAGCCTCAGCAAAGGCAACAGAAAAGAGCACACATTCATTGAATACAATGACAGACTCTATTGCAGAAATAAGTTCTCTTAACACACAAATAGCTGCCGCAGCTGAGCAACAAAGTGTCACCACTAATGAAATATCCCGCAATATGACGATGATTCAAACGATGATAGGTGAGCTAGAAGCAAATGGAACCGAGACATTAAATAGTGTGACAGAAATTGAGAAAAGCAAATCACAACTCATTGAAGTGGTGAAACATTTTAAATTATGTTAA
- a CDS encoding beta-galactosidase, producing the protein MRKFSEIIQARDWENQHITYFNVIEAHAPLYSYHSLKSAIHNESSEFMSSLNGQWRFNLFSQPEVVPANSVEVDFDDSDWPEITVPSNWQLQGYDKPIYTNVKYPFVDNPPFVPKDNPTGIYRCYFDLPVNWQGRQQRIIFDGVNSAFHLWCNGIWIGYSQDSRLPAEFDLSKQLVLGKNQITVMVMRWSDGSYLEDQDMWWLSGIFRDVSLLSKAPICINDVTVRTSLDACYNHGSLYVKTCLSERSTAHRVQVQLFDAQLGAVTEAILAPFGERVIDENGVALDSAEHNITVPSVQKWSAESPYLYRVVVSLLDVDNKIIESEAYQVGFRAVEISDGLLKVNGEAILIRGVNRHEHHPEKGHAISIEDMLIDIKLLKQNNFNAVRTAHYPNHPRWYDLCDQYGLYVVDEANIETHGQAPMSRLSNDSSWLTAYMRRMTRMVERDKNHPSIIIWSLGNESGIGYNHHAMYQWTKRKDPTRVVQYEGGGANTAATDIITPMYARVDEDITLANDADVVPKLSIKKWLSMPNEQRPLILCEYAHAMGNSLGCFDKYWRAFREYPRLQGGFIWDWVDQGLTMTDFNGQHFWGYGGDFGDHINDRQFCINGLLFPDCSFHPTLVEAKKAQQFYQFKKVPGQSLQIEIHNENLFIETVNEALHWTITEDGNEVASGNFALEIAAKSKQILTLLEIYPTQKVGCDYFLNLEIVLNKDKPWASQGFVVATDQIKLDSIMQLAPPAISANRAPDVLETEDSIKISGANFAITIDKNRGVISHWLVQAKEQMLLGPLDNFYRAPLDNDIGTSQADCVDPNAWVTRWEGAGLSGLQRKCRYFETVKMAHHILVNIEFEYYSNDKLLITTRWQYSIDINGLVLINVDVNVAKSLPALARIGMTLVLQNNDDNVHWFGRGPHENYPDRLSSAHIGRYCRSVDEMHTPYIFPSENGLRCDVKELQIGTLEVVGQFHFGVSRYSQKNLAQAKHSNELD; encoded by the coding sequence ATGAGAAAATTTTCAGAAATTATTCAAGCCAGAGATTGGGAAAATCAACACATCACTTATTTTAATGTAATAGAAGCGCATGCTCCTTTGTATTCATATCATTCATTAAAATCAGCGATTCATAATGAATCTTCTGAATTTATGTCTTCATTAAATGGTCAATGGCGTTTTAATTTATTTTCACAACCAGAGGTTGTGCCGGCTAATTCCGTTGAAGTGGATTTTGATGACAGTGATTGGCCTGAGATTACTGTGCCGAGTAATTGGCAGTTACAAGGTTACGATAAACCTATTTACACAAATGTAAAATATCCCTTTGTCGATAATCCTCCTTTTGTTCCAAAGGATAATCCAACGGGAATTTATCGTTGTTATTTTGATTTGCCAGTGAATTGGCAGGGGCGTCAGCAGCGTATTATCTTTGATGGTGTTAACTCAGCATTTCATCTTTGGTGTAATGGGATTTGGATTGGTTATTCTCAAGATAGTCGTTTACCTGCGGAGTTTGATCTCAGTAAACAACTAGTGTTAGGCAAAAATCAAATTACCGTGATGGTCATGCGTTGGTCAGATGGCTCATACCTTGAAGATCAAGATATGTGGTGGTTAAGCGGTATTTTTCGGGATGTATCCTTGCTAAGTAAAGCACCTATTTGTATTAATGATGTGACTGTCCGCACTAGTTTGGATGCTTGTTATAATCACGGTTCATTATATGTTAAGACCTGCTTAAGTGAGCGTAGTACTGCGCATCGAGTACAAGTTCAATTGTTTGATGCTCAATTAGGTGCTGTTACAGAGGCCATTTTGGCGCCTTTCGGTGAAAGAGTTATTGATGAAAATGGCGTAGCGTTAGATAGCGCAGAACATAACATTACCGTACCATCGGTACAGAAATGGAGCGCAGAATCTCCATATTTGTATCGAGTCGTGGTGTCTTTACTTGATGTAGATAATAAAATTATTGAAAGTGAAGCTTACCAAGTTGGTTTTCGTGCTGTGGAAATTAGTGATGGATTACTTAAGGTAAATGGTGAAGCTATTCTTATTCGCGGTGTTAACCGTCATGAACATCATCCAGAAAAAGGCCATGCAATTTCTATTGAAGACATGCTTATAGATATAAAATTACTCAAACAAAATAATTTTAATGCGGTACGTACTGCTCATTATCCCAATCATCCACGTTGGTATGATTTATGTGATCAATATGGATTGTATGTTGTTGATGAGGCGAATATTGAAACCCATGGACAAGCTCCCATGTCACGCCTATCTAATGATAGTAGTTGGTTAACCGCGTACATGCGCCGCATGACGCGAATGGTTGAACGTGATAAGAATCATCCGTCCATTATTATATGGTCTTTAGGTAATGAATCTGGTATTGGCTATAATCACCATGCCATGTATCAATGGACTAAACGTAAAGATCCAACACGAGTTGTTCAGTATGAAGGCGGGGGGGCGAACACTGCCGCTACTGATATTATTACCCCTATGTATGCTAGAGTGGACGAAGATATAACCCTAGCTAATGATGCAGACGTTGTGCCAAAATTATCGATAAAAAAATGGTTATCTATGCCTAATGAACAGCGCCCATTGATTTTATGTGAATATGCCCATGCGATGGGAAATAGTCTTGGATGCTTTGATAAATATTGGCGAGCCTTTCGTGAATATCCTCGTTTACAAGGTGGATTTATATGGGACTGGGTTGACCAAGGTTTGACAATGACTGATTTCAATGGACAACATTTTTGGGGCTATGGTGGTGATTTTGGTGATCACATTAATGACCGACAATTTTGTATTAATGGTTTGCTTTTTCCTGATTGTAGTTTTCATCCAACCCTAGTTGAAGCAAAAAAAGCACAGCAATTTTACCAGTTTAAGAAAGTGCCAGGCCAATCATTACAAATTGAGATTCATAATGAAAATCTATTTATTGAAACGGTCAATGAGGCGTTACATTGGACCATAACAGAAGATGGTAATGAAGTAGCATCGGGCAATTTTGCTTTAGAGATAGCAGCTAAAAGTAAGCAAATATTAACGTTACTGGAAATCTACCCTACACAGAAGGTTGGGTGTGATTATTTTCTCAATTTAGAAATTGTATTAAATAAAGATAAACCATGGGCATCGCAGGGGTTTGTTGTGGCCACTGATCAAATTAAACTAGATTCTATAATGCAATTAGCCCCCCCTGCGATATCGGCGAATAGGGCTCCCGATGTATTAGAAACAGAGGATAGCATTAAAATAAGTGGTGCTAATTTTGCTATTACTATCGATAAAAACAGAGGTGTTATTAGTCATTGGTTGGTGCAAGCTAAAGAACAGATGCTATTGGGGCCATTAGATAATTTTTATCGTGCTCCATTAGATAATGATATCGGTACTAGTCAAGCGGATTGTGTTGATCCCAATGCTTGGGTGACGCGTTGGGAGGGGGCCGGTTTATCTGGTTTACAGCGTAAATGTCGTTATTTTGAAACAGTAAAAATGGCACATCATATATTGGTTAATATTGAATTTGAGTATTACTCTAATGATAAGTTGCTAATTACTACTAGATGGCAATATAGCATCGATATTAATGGTCTGGTGCTTATTAATGTCGATGTCAATGTAGCGAAATCTTTACCTGCATTAGCTCGAATTGGAATGACTTTAGTGCTGCAAAATAATGATGATAATGTGCATTGGTTCGGTCGCGGCCCCCATGAAAATTATCCAGATCGGCTTTCTTCTGCACATATTGGGCGTTATTGCCGATCTGTTGATGAAATGCATACCCCGTATATTTTTCCATCGGAAAACGGTTTACGTTGTGATGTTAAAGAGTTACAGATTGGCACCTTAGAAGTAGTTGGGCAGTTTCATTTTGGTGTGAGTCGTTATAGTCAAAAAAACCTTGCACAGGCGAAACACTCCAATGAACTCGATTGA
- a CDS encoding substrate-binding domain-containing protein, with translation MATIKDVAREAGVSIATVSRVINQSPQAGKASIASVQAAMKKLHYRPNANARALVSKNTNTIGVLVSDVSDPFFGSLLKGVDQVARQNNMHLLIGNGYHNPQTEREAIDILINSRSKSLIIHSKGLSDQELIDFATEVPGMVLINRFIPELADRCIAFDNYNAAYMATEYLIKHGHKEIAYINSDHKISDANDRKAGYLKALQDNHLSCSDDYTLDAHLSDTGGYTAMTELLAKNLPITAVLAYNDYMAAGALMALNEHNIAVPEKISLIGFDNGLIARYIHPQLTTINYPIKLMGIQATELSLKLAKNQKFESASNMFAPTLVQRLSVANKN, from the coding sequence ATGGCAACGATCAAAGATGTAGCTAGGGAAGCTGGCGTATCTATTGCAACTGTATCAAGAGTGATCAATCAATCACCTCAAGCAGGTAAAGCATCAATCGCTTCTGTACAAGCCGCAATGAAAAAATTGCACTATCGTCCCAATGCAAATGCGCGCGCATTAGTCAGTAAAAACACCAATACTATTGGCGTCTTGGTAAGCGATGTTTCTGATCCGTTTTTTGGTTCATTACTAAAAGGTGTTGATCAAGTTGCCCGTCAAAATAATATGCACTTATTAATAGGGAATGGCTACCATAATCCTCAAACGGAAAGAGAGGCCATTGATATTTTGATTAACAGTAGAAGTAAATCATTAATTATTCACTCAAAAGGGCTAAGTGATCAAGAATTGATCGATTTTGCAACCGAAGTACCTGGCATGGTATTGATCAACCGTTTTATTCCAGAACTCGCTGACCGTTGTATTGCCTTTGATAATTATAATGCCGCTTATATGGCAACCGAGTATCTAATCAAACATGGTCATAAAGAAATTGCTTATATTAATTCAGATCACAAGATAAGTGATGCCAATGATCGCAAAGCAGGTTACCTTAAAGCGCTACAAGATAACCACCTATCTTGTTCTGATGACTATACCCTAGATGCACATCTTAGTGACACCGGTGGATATACAGCAATGACAGAACTATTAGCGAAAAACCTACCTATTACAGCTGTACTCGCATATAACGACTATATGGCAGCAGGTGCATTAATGGCATTAAATGAACATAATATTGCCGTTCCTGAAAAAATATCACTAATCGGTTTTGATAATGGGCTAATCGCCCGTTATATACATCCACAATTAACCACCATCAACTACCCTATTAAACTAATGGGTATCCAGGCAACGGAACTATCACTTAAATTAGCAAAAAATCAGAAATTCGAATCGGCAAGCAATATGTTTGCACCAACACTAGTACAACGATTATCTGTAGCTAATAAAAATTAG